GTATAGGAATTGTTGGATGTGGGGGTTTCTTTTGAGCCATCTGATTTGTTGTTTTGAGTATAATCTTACTTTTTTTATGATGTTTTCTTGTGCTGTTTCTTTGTCTATATTTTCTTCAATAAATTCAATAGCAAATCTGTAATACATGCTTAATTGAGAAAGTCTTTTTTTATCAATTCCGTCTTTTATACATTTTTTTGTTTCATTTATCAGAGAATTCCAAGAGTTGTCTAATCTTTGTTTTATTCTTTGGAGAAGTATTTCTTCTGGTGCAGAGAGGACAATAAACAGCGCATCATATCTCTTTTCCATTTTTCTCTTTGGTAGGTAGCCAAGTTTTTTTATTATTTCAATTGCTCTTACAACTCTTAATGGGTTGTCTTTATCTATGTCGTTTGCGACTTTTTTATCTAATTTCTCAAGTATTTTAAATATTTCTTCGTTGGTTTTGTCTGAAAGTTTTTCTCTTAATTCTTTGTTTGGTTCAACTTCTGCGAGAGAATTTTTAAAGCATATTGTGTCTATATAAAAACCTGTTCCGCCACAAATGATGGGGATTTTTTTTCTTGCTAGTATATCATCAATTGTTTCAACGGCTCTTTTTTCATATTCATAAGCTGAAAATGTTTCTGTTGGTTTGATTATGCTTATCAGGTGGTGGGGGATACCCATCATCTGCTCTTTTTTAATTTTTTCTGTGCCAACATCAAGGTCTTTGTATACTTGGCGAGAATCAGCTGAGACAATTTCACCATTTAATTTAAGTGCGATATCAACTGCAAGGACGCTTTTTCCGCTTGCTGTGGGTCCTGTTATTACAATTATTTTTTCCATAGAATAAGTAAGGTCTTTATATTATTATATAATTTTATATATGGTTGATGAAGTGATAGATTTTATAATTGATAATCTTTTTGGAAGACCGAGGGAGAGAAGAAATTTCTCGGCAAGGTTTCTTTTAATTACCATTGTGGGTTTGCTTTCCATTTCGGTATTTATATTGCCTATATTTATCAGGTTGGGCATACAAAACTGGGATAATGCTTTTCTCACTCTTTGTTTTTTGCTTTGGTTTGTTGCTGGTTTTAGGTATTTTGTTCAGGCGTTCAAAATGGAAAAAACGATGGATGCGGTTGGGGTTGTTTTGATTGCTTTGTTTGCGCTTGCTACGGTATTTATTTTGGGGAAATTGGGCTAAACACCATATATTGCATATTGTAAGGGGCGGTGCTACCATATTGTATATAGTTATTGATAATCATAATATATAGACAATATGGTTTACAAATATAGATATTCGCTTGTGGGGGGATTGGTTGCTTTTCTTTTAGGCATGCCGCTAACTTTAAGCAGTTTTGAGAATGCTATTACTTTCTTTTTGGGTGGTTCAATTTTGCTTCTTCTTATTTTCTTTGCTCAGAATTTAATGCCAAGTGGTAGGGAACAAAGAAATCTGTGGATTACTCTTGTTATATTTCTTCCTGCTATGTTTTAC
The sequence above is drawn from the Candidatus Campbellbacteria bacterium genome and encodes:
- the miaA gene encoding tRNA (adenosine(37)-N6)-dimethylallyltransferase MiaA, coding for MEKIIVITGPTASGKSVLAVDIALKLNGEIVSADSRQVYKDLDVGTEKIKKEQMMGIPHHLISIIKPTETFSAYEYEKRAVETIDDILARKKIPIICGGTGFYIDTICFKNSLAEVEPNKELREKLSDKTNEEIFKILEKLDKKVANDIDKDNPLRVVRAIEIIKKLGYLPKRKMEKRYDALFIVLSAPEEILLQRIKQRLDNSWNSLINETKKCIKDGIDKKRLSQLSMYYRFAIEFIEENIDKETAQENIIKKVRLYSKQQIRWLKRNPHIQQFLYNDTKGINDYIKKSLE